GAAGGTCACCGCACCATCGAACACCGCCGGGCGGGGCGGCACGCCTGGTGGTGCTGCCCCCCAGATGTACTTCACCGCCTCTTCGATGACGACCGCGAGTCCGAATGTCAACAGCAACTGGTAGATCGGCTCGGTCTCGTATAGCGGCTTGTACACCGTCCGCTCCAGCCCGGCCCCGATGGCGGCCACAGCCAGTGGCGCGATGATGAGTGCGAGCGCGAAACCCGTGATACCGCCGCCTGTGAACTCCATCACTGCCAGGCCGATATAGCCGCCGAGCATGAACAGCGCGCCGTGAGCGAAGTTGAGGACGCCCATCAGTCCGAACACGAGTGAGAGACCGAGAGCTACCAGTACGAGAATCATCCCGTACGAAACGCCGTTGACGAACGTGGTTGCGAGGTCGCCGAGACCCACGGACAGCGGCGTCATGGCACTCACAGCTCGATGCCCGAACACCCGGTCTCGCCGCAGGGGCGGATGCTCGACTGTGCATCGAAGGTGTCGTCCAGAACCGGCTCGACAGCCATCGGTCCATCGGGCGTCTCCTCGAAGTGTCCGAGGTACATCGGGAACTCTGCCTGATGGTCACACTCGCGGATGGTGTAGGAACCATCGCCCCGGGCGGTTTTCTCGATAGTCATCCCGTGCCACTGCTCGATGAGCGGGTCCGCGTCGTTGGAGCTGGCGGACTGCATCCCCTGTGCGATGGCATAGCCCGCGGCGTGAGCACCTGCCGTGAAGATGGACGGCACGGTGTTCCACTGACTGGAGTACTGCTCGATGATCCAGTCGTTCGTCGAGTTGTCCGGGAACGTCCAGAAGTACTTCGGGATGCCACTGAAGCCGGTTGCGGCCGTCCCGACCTGCTGCATCCACGGGATGGTCGTCACGCCGGTCGCGGTGACGTTGAAGTCCGTGCCGAAGTCAGCCAGGTCCCGGCTGAACCGGATGCCGTCGGTCCCGGTGAGTGCGACGACGATCGCGTCTGCCCCGCTCTCCTCTGCATTCTGTAGATACGGTGTGTAGTTGGACGTACCGGGTGAGACGAACGATTCACCAGCAGCACTGCCACCATTCTCCTCGATGACGGACTTCCACTGGGCGACGGAGTCGTGTCCCCACGAGTAGTCGGCCCCGACGAAGTAGAAGCTCGAACCGAGGTTCTCCGCCGCGTACCTCCCACCTGCCAGCGCGTCCTGATACGTCGTCTGGGAGGTCCGGAACGTGTACTTGTTGCAGTTCTCTCCCGTCAGCGATGTCGCGGCTGCAGTGTCGATGAACATCGGTGTGCTCGCGTCCGTCGCGACGTCCTGGACTGCCGCCGCGACCGAGGACGACACGCTGCCCTGGAGGATGTCGACCTCGTCGCTCTGGACCAGCTTTCGTGCCTTCTGCCGGCCCGTGTCCGCTGCGAGCCCCGAGTCCTCCGCGAGGATATCGACCGTGATACCGCTTCCTTCGACGGTGTTCGAGTCGGCGAGATCCCCCGTGTCGGCGTCGAGGGATTGGGCCAGACCGAGTTTTATCCCGCGGATGACCGAGTTCCCGAGGTGAGCGTACGGCCCGGACGTGTCTGTCACGACCCCGATCGAGAGGCTGTCCGCACCGCCACCGCCACCACCAAGACACCCAGACAGTCCAGTCAGCCCTGCGACGCCGGTTGCTGATGCTGCCTTGAGTAAACGCCGTCTGTCAATTTCAGGCATACCTCCACTGTTCCATTCATTCATTATAAATTCTTGGTCGCCCTACCTGACACGTCGAATCGGTTGTGTTTGTGGACGAACCGTCGACCTTTCCGGTTCTTACCCTCCAGATACGTGCGCGTCGCGTGCGAATTTGACTACCGAGCCAACGGACCATCGCGGAGACTGCCTCGGGGGAAACAGCTAATCCGGACTCCCTGACGTTCGCCGCGCAAGCAGAGTACGAACCCGGCAACGGATCGGCCCGTCCGCGAGTACGAGTCTCACTCGGACGGCGATATCGACGATGTCCTCGAACAGGCAACGACTGCGTACGAGGGCTGGCGGCCTCGCCCAATCGAGGCACGGCAGACGGCGCTCGCCGACGTGGCGATCGTCCTCCGTGAGAACGTCGAAAACTACGCCCGGCTCATCACGACCGAGACGGGAAAACCGATGGTGGCCCGTTCGCGAAGGGTGAGTTCGTCGACGAGCTCGGGAACTCCGACCCGCGGGTTCCGTTCGGCGGCATCACGGCCTCCGGCTACGGTCGCGAGCTCTCGAAGGAGGGTATCCGCAAGTTCGGCAACCGGAAGATGCTCTGGGTGCAGTAACGCTACGAGACCCTCGTCGAGGCGGATGCCACGACGCTCCCGTCCACGCGCCCCCACCGATAGAACCAAGACGAACGCATTAGAAGCCGCATTCACTACCGGACAACCGGTCGAGTCACCCGACAGTTCGCGGTTCACCCAGCGGTGCGACCATGCCGTGAACTGTCGCACGGACCTGACGGTATGTTCGGGGCGGAGCCCATCGACATGACGACAGTAAGCCACCAGATCGTGCAGACGCTGGAAGATCTCGACGTAGAGTACCTCTTCGGCTATCCCGGCGGCCGAGCTATCGAACTACTCGAAGCGCTCGTCGACTCGGACATCGAGGTCGTCCGGCCACGCGACGAACGCGAGGCGAGCGTGATGGCCGAGTTCTACGGCCGGTACCATCAGGAGCCCGGCGTCTTCACCGGGCAGGGGCCGTGGGTCGGGAGCATCGGTGCGATCGGCCAGATGGAGGCCAGTCTCGGCTCCTCGCCGATGGTCGCCATCACCGAGGCCAGCGAGCGCGGCGACTACTCCACGCTCGCGCCGTATCAGCAGGCCCGCGGCGACTACGGTGGGTTCTCGCTCCCGAAGATTCTCGACGGAATCACCAAGGAGTGGTGGTTCCCCCGGACGCCGAACGAGACGCTACGGAGCCTGCAGCTCTCGTTCAAGCACGCCACCGCCGGTCGCCCTGGTCCGACTGCGGTCATCCTCGACGGGGACGCGGTCACCAGCGAGGTTCCCGAAGACGAGGTCCCACCGGTCTGGTCACCCGAGCGGCAGACCAGAAACTGGGAGTCCGCACCGACAGACAGCGACGTCCGTGCGGCGGCGGACGCCCTCTCGAACGCCGACCGTCCGGTCGTCATCGCCGGCAACGGTGTCCACGCCTCGCAGTGCTACGACGAACTCGAAGCCGTGGCGGAGGCGTACGACGCGGTCGTCGTCACCTCCTACCTCGGGAAGTCGACGATTCCGGAGACCCACGAGCGTGCAGCGGGCGTCATCGGCTCGTTCGGCCACGAGGGCGCGAACCAGGTCGTCAGCGAGGCCGACACGCTGCTCGTCGTCGGCTGCCGGATGAATCCGATGGACACCAACTGGCAGGCTGCCTCGTTCATCCGTCCGGACGAGCAGACCATCGTCCACGCGGACATCGATACGCGCAACGCCGGCTGGGTCTACCCGGCCGACGTGGGCCTCATCGGCGACGCCGGGAAGAGTCTGGCAGCGCTCGCCGTCGCATCCGGCGGCGGCACCGGCTGGGCGCTCGACCGCGCCGCGGAGGCTCGTGAGGACTTCGCGGTACCGGAGTGTGAGTCTGATTCGACGCCGATACTGCCCCAGCGTGCGGTCGCCGCCGTCGACCGCATCGTCGACGAGGACACCATCGTCACGGCCGACTCCGGCAACAACCGGTTCTGGCTGCTCAACTACCTCCAGACGCCCGCAGTCCGGACGTACTTCGGCAGCGGTGGCGTCGGTGGGATGGGATGGGCCGGTCCGGCTGGCGTCTCGGCCGCCATCACGACCGACAAGGACGTGGTCGCGGTCGCAGGCGACGGCGGCTTCACGATGACGATGACCTGTGTCGAGACCGCCGTCGAGTACGGCGTCGCGCCGACCTTCGTCGTCCTCAACGACACGAGCCTCGGGATGGTCCGGCAGATGGACGACTCCATCCCGGGCGTCGAGTTCCACGACACCGACTTCGCGACGGTCGTCGCCGGTTTCGGTGCTGATGCGATGCGGATCGACGACCCCGCGGATCTCGACGACAGGCTCGCCGAAGCGAAAGCGGCCGACGTTCCCACCGTCGTCGACGTGCGTATCGACCGCGAGCCGGACATGGTGGAGAACCTCCAATCCTCGTTCTACGCCGAGGTCGGCGGGCTCCACGAGTAACCGTCACGAGCCGCTGGCAACGCAACGCTTTTTGCGAACTCGTGTGACGGTCGAAGGGATGGCAGCAAGCAACACCGTTCTCGTCACCGGTGGCACCGGCTTTATCGGTTCGTACGTCGCGAAGGACCTGCTCGAGCACGGGCACGACGTGGTCGCGTACGACCTGTCGACGGACCCGCGCATCCTGGAGAAGCTCGGCATCGCCGACGACGTGGAGATCCGCCGCGGCGACGTGAGCGACCCGACGGACGTCGTCAACGCCGTCGCGGAGACCGACACGACCCACATCGTCCACCTGGCCGCGCTGTTGACGAACACGGCGGAGTCGAACCCGCGGGCGGCGATGCAGGTCAACATCGAGGGGACGAGCAATATCTTCGAGGCCGCCCGAACACTCGACGACCAGGTCGAGCGCGTCGCCTGGGCGTCTTCGGCGGCCGTCTACGCACCCCCGCACAACTACGACGACGGCGGCGACTGGTGGGTGACCGAGGACGACCTCGTCTACCCGGATACGCTCTATGGCGCGACGAAGGAGTACAACGAGCACCAGGCCCGCGTCTACAACGAGGAGTTCGGCGTCGACCACGTCGCCATCCGCCCCACCGTGGCGTACGGCCCGTACCGCGAGACCGGCGGGTCGGCGTTCCTGGCGAACATCATCGAGAAGCCCGCCGTCGGCGAATCCTTCAGCGTCGAGTACGGCGACCAGGAGATCGACTGGCAGCACGTCGAGGACATCGCACAGGCGTTCCGGCTGGCCGCCTTCACGCCGGAGGAAGAGCTCAGCCAGCGCGTCTACAACGTCCGCGGCGAGCTCGCGTCCATCCGCGAGGCCGCCGCGACGGTCGAGGGGATCGTGCCCGACGCCGACATCGAGGTGAGCGACGAGGGCGAACTGCCGTGGACCCAGCGCCTCGACATGACCGCGTTCCAGGAAGACACCGGCTACGAGGTGGAGTACGACCTCGAATCCGGCTTCCGCAAGTACATCGACGTCCTCCGCGAGGAGGCCGGCCTGGAGCCGATATGATCGAGCGACATCCCGAGTAGCCGCCTTGGTGAACGTGAGGAAGGTGGAGCAGTGGGCACGGAACTGCTGATTAGGACTGTCGGCCAATCACCTTCCTCGAACCACGAATTGTTCTCCCGTAACTTCTAGTTATTTATTGGGGGGTTGTCCTCGGGCGATTCGGAGGTCGGAACTGGCCTCAGTCCTGGGTCTGGCTGTACTGGTCGACCCACTCTTTGAGGGTGATGCCCATCGCGGACTGGGTGATGGCGTTCGAGGACGCCGAATTGGCGCTCTTGACGAGTTCGGCCTCCATCGTGCGGGTGGGAACTTCGCCGAGGAAGTGCGGGATGGCGCGCTGCACGTCGAGCGGACAGCCGACCTCGTGGGCGAGCGCGTAGCCCGAGATGGAGTGGGGGATCTCCTCGCTGGCGTAGTGCTCGCGGTCGGGCTCGTCGAGCAGTTCGGCGTCGACGAAGTCGACGTACTCGTAGGCTTTGCCGACGTCGTGGAGGAGGCAGGCGGCGACGACGACGTCCACGTCGGGGTCGGCACCGTGGAACTCGCGCTGTATCTCGGCGGACTCGATGGCGATCTTGGTGACGCCGCGGACGTGCTCGACGTTGGAGATCTCGTGGATGTTCCAGGCGTACGGGATGTCCGAGATGTCCTGCCAGCCGCCGCGTTCGAGTCCGAGCGTCCACGCCTCGACGACCTGCTCGCGGAGCTCGTCGTCCGCGATCTGTTCGAGTTCGGGGTAGGCCTCCCGCACCTGTGCCTCGTAGTCGCGGGTCGGGGATTCAGTATCCGTCGACATCGTCGACCTCGTTCTTCCAGACCTTCTCCTGGCCGATGAACCGGGGCCGTTCCTCCACAGCGAGGAAGTTGTTCACGTCCTCACGGGCCTTGGCGGCGACTTCGCGCGTGGGGTCGTAGTCGCGTGACCCCTCGCTGCCGAGCGCTTCGTGGAGGTCGTCCAGCGTCTCGAAGTAGAGCTCTGCGACACCGTCGAACTCGGCGTTCTCGGGGTCGGTCGGATAGACGGTCTGATAGCGGACGACGCCCTCGATGTCCTTCGCCAGCGGCGAGTGGTTGCCCTCCCAGTAGTCGCGGAACTCCTCGTGGGTCATGCCGTCCTTGCGGACCAGCAGTGCCGAATGCTTGTAGAGGCCGTCGGTGTCGCCGTCGACCTCGTCCTTCCAGACCTTCTCCTCGCCGATGAACCGGGGTCGACGGTCGATGTCGAGGAAGTTGTTCACGTCCTCGCGTGCCTTCGCCGCGACCTCCCGGGTCGGGTCGTAGTCGCGCGAGCCCTCACTACCGAGTGCTTCGTGGAGATCGTCCAGCGTCTCGAAGTAGAGCTCGGCGATTCCGTCGAACTCGGCGTTCTCGGGGTCGGTCGGGTACACCGTCTGGTAGCGGACGACGCCCTCGATGTCCTTCGCCAGCGGCGAATGGTTGTTCTCCCAGTAGTCGCGGAACTCCTCGTGCGTGAGGTCGTCCTGGCGGACGAGCAACGCTACGTGCTTGAACATGCGATTGGGGAATCACAGGGGGAGCACAAAAAACATCGTATACCTCCAATCCCCGTCGTCGATTCCGTGGTTGGGGTGTGGTGATGTGCCGACCCCCGGTTCTGTTCAGGAGTTCGTTCCATAGCGAAGGCTGATCTGGATTTCGTCGAGGGCAGCGAGCAACGTGTCGGGGAGTTCTTCGGTGAGGAACGAATCCTTGACCCGGTGAGCAGGTCCAGAGATGCTGATCGCACCGACCGGGTAGCCGTCCTCATCGCGGATTGGTGCGCCGATAGCGTTGAGGCCAGTCACCGACTCGCCGATGTTGAACGCATAGCCACGCTCCCTGATCTCGTCCAGTTCGTCACGGAGCACGTCCTCCGACGTGATGGTGCTGTCTGTCTGTTCCTCGAGCCCACGTCGATCGAGGATCGCGTCGAGTTCGTCCTCGGGAAGGAACGCCAGAATCGACTTCCCGGCGGCGAGCTGATGGAGGTTACGTCGCTGGCCAACCTGTGCAGACGTCTCCAGTGGGTTGTCACCGTGAGCCTTGTACAGGTGGACGCTGTGGTCTCCCTCCTTCGCGATGAGCCAGACTTTCTCCCCGGTTGTCTCCGCGAGTCGGTCGACATGGTGGCGTGCGACGTCGAAGAACTCGACGTACTCACGGGATCGACGGCCGAAGTCCAGCAGTCTGAGGCCGAGCGAGAACGTTCCATCCCCGTCTCGGGCGATGAGGTCGTGAGCTTCCAGGGTGAGGAGGTGTCGGTGAATGGTGCTGCGTGCGATGTCGAACTCCTCGGTCAGGTCGGTCAAGGACTGCCCCGGGTTGGACTTCAGAGCCTCGAGGATGCGGATGGAGTACTCCGTCGTCTTCACGGGGCGATTGACTGAATCGGTGGGTGGCATACTGCGGTGTATGAATTGGCGCGGGATAATAGTTGGCAACGAATCCAAGTGACGGGGATGGTTCGGCATTCTTGTGGTGGCGGCAGGGATTCAATCAAAGTGGTTCGATCTACTCACGGTGGGTCTGAAAGTTGTGAGCATCGATCGGAGCCCCTCTGGCATCCGACGCTGGACCCACTGCGTACGAGTTACTTGGATTATCGTAAACACAGATGGAGTCCAAGTTCCTGTGAATTGTTCCCGATACTTTCCGATGGGGCGAACAGTCAGTCACTGGTTCTGGAAAGGTAACTACCGAACTATCGGCGTTAAACCACCGAGAATAGGGCCCAAAGCGCATGTACTGGCTGAACTTCGAAACAGTGTGGGTTGTTACCAATACCTATTCATGGAAGCGGCCCTTATCCGAGCTACTTGGAAGGATTGGGGCTAGAGTTACAACAATATGACAGTAATACCATCGGTCCGAGGCACAACGGAAATCGGTGCCACGGCAATGAAACGCTGATCGAGATCGTCAATCACTGACGACGCACCATCTACTGTCCGTCGAGAGAACGCCCGATGAGGTGCATATTCCGATGTTGCCGTCGACCGGAACGGGACCGTGCAGTCCTGATACCCCTCCAGAACGGCCAGTCGTGGAATCGGCCTTACCGTTGGCGAAGGTATGCCGTTACAATTATACAACCGTAACACGACGTCCAGAGACACATGGGTGACATAGATACCTGTGGCTGCAAGGTAGGACGCGTTACGGCGAAGTACGGACGTGGGGACGTCGACGAGTGGTTGATCGAAGAGTGGCAAGACGAAATGAGCATTCGCAGTCTGACTGCGGAGTTCAACAAGGAGATCATCGAGGAGGAACTGACCGCAGTCGGCGCGAGTCGACTCGAGTGGAGTAAAACGCCGGTGTATGAAGCCCTTCACACCGAGGAACTCAGCGAACCGGAGACAATCGAGATTCGGCGGGAACTCGAACGAGCCGGCGTGGATGTCGAACAACTCTCCTCGGACCTGGTCTCACATCAGACGGTGTATCGACATCTCAGAAACTGTCTGGCGACATCTGGGCCGGACGAGAAATCCGCGGAGGAACGACGAGAGCAGGCCCGGAACAGGATTTACGCACTCCAGCAGCGGGCATCGCTAGTGACAGAGTCGACGGTCGAATCCATGCAGACAGCTGGTGTGACGAACGTCGGTGACCCCGAAGTGCTCGTCGACGTCAGAATCGTCTGTCGCGACTGCGGGCGATCGATGGATCTCGACGAGGTGTTGACCGGCGGCTGTGATTGCCCCCCGAAGTGAGACGGAGCAGAGGAAGTCAGTGACCCACGACCGAGCTCGCTGGGTTCCGCCCTGAACACCTGTGAACAAAAGACCTATTAGCTACCCCCAGTATGGAGAATCATGCCCAATCTGGATTCTATGCACGGAGGACTCTCTCTCCACGTGGAGAACATCGGTGGGATCTCCGAAACGACGGTGAACTTCTCCGAAGGCGTCACTGTGCTCGAAGGGCGCAACGCGACGAACCGTACTTCGTTCCTCCAAGCGTTGATGGCCGCGATGGGCAGCGACCAGTACACACTCAAAGGAGATGCGGCGGAGGGACGTGTAGAGCTCTCGCTCGGGGACACGGTGGTCGAGCGTCGATTCGAACGCCGGAACGGTTCGGTC
The DNA window shown above is from Haloarchaeobius litoreus and carries:
- a CDS encoding NAD-dependent epimerase/dehydratase family protein translates to MAASNTVLVTGGTGFIGSYVAKDLLEHGHDVVAYDLSTDPRILEKLGIADDVEIRRGDVSDPTDVVNAVAETDTTHIVHLAALLTNTAESNPRAAMQVNIEGTSNIFEAARTLDDQVERVAWASSAAVYAPPHNYDDGGDWWVTEDDLVYPDTLYGATKEYNEHQARVYNEEFGVDHVAIRPTVAYGPYRETGGSAFLANIIEKPAVGESFSVEYGDQEIDWQHVEDIAQAFRLAAFTPEEELSQRVYNVRGELASIREAAATVEGIVPDADIEVSDEGELPWTQRLDMTAFQEDTGYEVEYDLESGFRKYIDVLREEAGLEPI
- a CDS encoding substrate-binding domain-containing protein — its product is MNEWNSGGMPEIDRRRLLKAASATGVAGLTGLSGCLGGGGGGADSLSIGVVTDTSGPYAHLGNSVIRGIKLGLAQSLDADTGDLADSNTVEGSGITVDILAEDSGLAADTGRQKARKLVQSDEVDILQGSVSSSVAAAVQDVATDASTPMFIDTAAATSLTGENCNKYTFRTSQTTYQDALAGGRYAAENLGSSFYFVGADYSWGHDSVAQWKSVIEENGGSAAGESFVSPGTSNYTPYLQNAEESGADAIVVALTGTDGIRFSRDLADFGTDFNVTATGVTTIPWMQQVGTAATGFSGIPKYFWTFPDNSTNDWIIEQYSSQWNTVPSIFTAGAHAAGYAIAQGMQSASSNDADPLIEQWHGMTIEKTARGDGSYTIRECDHQAEFPMYLGHFEETPDGPMAVEPVLDDTFDAQSSIRPCGETGCSGIEL
- a CDS encoding EthD domain-containing protein, giving the protein MFKHVALLVRQDDLTHEEFRDYWENNHSPLAKDIEGVVRYQTVYPTDPENAEFDGIAELYFETLDDLHEALGSEGSRDYDPTREVAAKAREDVNNFLDIDRRPRFIGEEKVWKDEVDGDTDGLYKHSALLVRKDGMTHEEFRDYWEGNHSPLAKDIEGVVRYQTVYPTDPENAEFDGVAELYFETLDDLHEALGSEGSRDYDPTREVAAKAREDVNNFLAVEERPRFIGQEKVWKNEVDDVDGY
- a CDS encoding IclR family transcriptional regulator, yielding MPPTDSVNRPVKTTEYSIRILEALKSNPGQSLTDLTEEFDIARSTIHRHLLTLEAHDLIARDGDGTFSLGLRLLDFGRRSREYVEFFDVARHHVDRLAETTGEKVWLIAKEGDHSVHLYKAHGDNPLETSAQVGQRRNLHQLAAGKSILAFLPEDELDAILDRRGLEEQTDSTITSEDVLRDELDEIRERGYAFNIGESVTGLNAIGAPIRDEDGYPVGAISISGPAHRVKDSFLTEELPDTLLAALDEIQISLRYGTNS
- a CDS encoding thiamine pyrophosphate-binding protein; the encoded protein is MTTVSHQIVQTLEDLDVEYLFGYPGGRAIELLEALVDSDIEVVRPRDEREASVMAEFYGRYHQEPGVFTGQGPWVGSIGAIGQMEASLGSSPMVAITEASERGDYSTLAPYQQARGDYGGFSLPKILDGITKEWWFPRTPNETLRSLQLSFKHATAGRPGPTAVILDGDAVTSEVPEDEVPPVWSPERQTRNWESAPTDSDVRAAADALSNADRPVVIAGNGVHASQCYDELEAVAEAYDAVVVTSYLGKSTIPETHERAAGVIGSFGHEGANQVVSEADTLLVVGCRMNPMDTNWQAASFIRPDEQTIVHADIDTRNAGWVYPADVGLIGDAGKSLAALAVASGGGTGWALDRAAEAREDFAVPECESDSTPILPQRAVAAVDRIVDEDTIVTADSGNNRFWLLNYLQTPAVRTYFGSGGVGGMGWAGPAGVSAAITTDKDVVAVAGDGGFTMTMTCVETAVEYGVAPTFVVLNDTSLGMVRQMDDSIPGVEFHDTDFATVVAGFGADAMRIDDPADLDDRLAEAKAADVPTVVDVRIDREPDMVENLQSSFYAEVGGLHE
- the rdfA gene encoding rod-determining factor RdfA, whose protein sequence is MGDIDTCGCKVGRVTAKYGRGDVDEWLIEEWQDEMSIRSLTAEFNKEIIEEELTAVGASRLEWSKTPVYEALHTEELSEPETIEIRRELERAGVDVEQLSSDLVSHQTVYRHLRNCLATSGPDEKSAEERREQARNRIYALQQRASLVTESTVESMQTAGVTNVGDPEVLVDVRIVCRDCGRSMDLDEVLTGGCDCPPK
- a CDS encoding HD domain-containing protein; the protein is MSTDTESPTRDYEAQVREAYPELEQIADDELREQVVEAWTLGLERGGWQDISDIPYAWNIHEISNVEHVRGVTKIAIESAEIQREFHGADPDVDVVVAACLLHDVGKAYEYVDFVDAELLDEPDREHYASEEIPHSISGYALAHEVGCPLDVQRAIPHFLGEVPTRTMEAELVKSANSASSNAITQSAMGITLKEWVDQYSQTQD